The genomic window GCCTTGCCGCGCTCGCTGAGCACCAGCGACGGCAGCGGCACGAGGAGCACGTCGCCGCGTTTCACGGGCTCGTCCTTGCGGCCGTTGTAGGCGGCTAGCTCCCAGGCCCGATTGGCGTCGCCCCAGAAGCGCTTGGCCAACGTGTCGAGTCGGTCGGCATCGGTGGCGACCACGGCGAGAACGTAGGGAATGACCACCTCGGTCCCGCGCTCCGGCGCGATCCAGGGCACGGTGCCGTTGGCGCGCGCGAGCACGTCGGAGCGCGTCTCGGCGCCGAGCGCGACCTTCGCGATGGCCGGCCACGTCTCGCCGGCGCCCACGCGGTGGTAGGTTGGCGCGGGGATTTCGAGGCGCATGCCGGGCACCGGCGCCACGCCACCCTCGGCGTCGAGACCGTTGGCTGCGGCGACGACGCCTTCAGCTTTGGCGTCGCCGTACGCCCGCGTCGCGATCGACGCGAGCGAGTCGCCGGCTTGCACGACGCGCGGGAAGGCCGCCGCCGGCGTCGCGTTGACCGACGCCGCGACCCACGCGGCGGTAACCGCGACACGGCTCCTTCGGCCCATCATCCTGCGCCTCCCTCTCGAACGGCGGCTGAATCGGGTGCTGCGTCTCCGGACGTGGGCTCGGGCAACGCCATCACGACGTCGACCGTCTCCTCCGCGCCGCCCGTGAGCACGAGGTCGCGACGCACCTCGGGCGCGTCGGGATGGCGCAAGATGAGAGCGTGCGGCCCCGCGGCGAGCTCAAGCGGCCGCGCGAAAGGTGTAGTCTCCACGTGTTTGCCGTCGACCCAAACCTCGGCCCACGGCTCCGCCAAGACGCGGAGCCGCGCCACCTCGACCGTCGCGCGTTTCGGCCCGTCGACGGTGCGAAGGCGAGCGGCGGCGCGAACCGCGAGGCCGACCGCGGAGACCAAGACGAGGAGCGCGGCGACGACGACCGCGACGACATAGCGGCGCGTCCCGGGCCCAGTGCGCGACGAGGACGGCGACGGCCCCGACGGCAACGCCTTCGGTGGCTCCGACAAAAACGCGGCAAGAACGACCTCCGGCGCCCTCGTGCTCCGTGCGCGCAGCGAAGCCGCGAGCTCCGACGCGGACGGGCGCTCCGCGGCCGACGGCGCCAGGCAACGCGCCACCTGCTCCGCGAGGCCAGCGTCGACGTGGGTGACTTTGTCCGCGAGCGGCGGCGCGACGGCGAGCTTCGCGCGCGCGCCAAAGGGCCGCTCGCCGCTGGCGAGCTCGAAGAGCACGACGCCGAGGGAAAAAACGTCGGCGCGACCGTCGACCTCGGCGCCGAGGATTTCCTCCGGTGCCAGGTACGCCGGCGTTCCAAAGGCGAGCTCGCCGTCGGACCGAGAGGCGCGCGGCCGTGCCCCGCCGGCTTCCGGGAGCGCCGGCGTCGATGCGCCAAAGTCAAAGAGCTTGAGTTGACCGCTCTTGGTCACGAGGACGTTCGACGGCTTGACGTCGCGATGCACGAAGCCGCGCTCGTGCACGTGAGCGAGCGCGTCGGCGAGGACGGCGCCGACGGCGATGGCGACCTCGCTCGTGACCTTGCCGCCGGCCCGCGAGAGGAGCGCGTCGAGGCGCGTTCCATCGAGGTACTCCAGCACGAGCGCCAGCGACTGCTCGGTCTTCACGAGCTCGTAGAGGGTGACGACGGCGGGATGCTGCAGCGCGCTGAGCGTCACTCCCTCGTTCTCGAGGGCCCGCGAAAAGGCCGAGCCCGCCTGCACGACGTCGCGCAGGCGCTTGATCACCGCGAGGCGCGGCAACGCGTCGTGTTCGGCGAGCTCGACGACGGTGGCGACGCCGAGGTCGAGCTGGCGAACGATGCGGTAGGGTCCGACCCGCATGGTGGCGGCCGCGATCAGCGTCGCTCCAGGAGATTGCGCCCCGTCATCGAGGGCGGCACCGGGAGGCCCATCAAGGTGAGAATCGTCGGGGCCACGTCGCAAATGCGACCACCGGCCCTGACGGATGCCTTCGTGTCGGCGTCGTTCATGTAGAGGAGCGGGACGGGATTGAGTGTGTGGGCCGTGTGCGGCTGGCCCGTGGCCGGGTCCTTCATGAGCTCGCAGTTGCCGTGGTCGGCGGTCAGAAAGAGGACCCCGCCGCGCGCACGAACGGCGTCGGCGAGCGCGCCCACGCCGATGTCGACGGCCTCGACGGCCTCGATGGCAGCGCCCAGGTCGCCGGTGTGACCGACCATGTCGGGGTTCGCGAAGTTGACCAAGATGAAGTCGAAGCGGCCCGAGTCGACGGCGGCGACCACCGCCTCGGTCACGGCGCGCGCGCTCATCTCGGGCTTTTTGTCGTAGGTGTCGACGTCTTTCGGCGACGGTAACATCTTGCGCTCTTCGCCCGCAAAGGGCTCCTCGCGACCGCCGTTGAAGAAGTAGGTGACGTGGGCGTACTTCTCGGTTTCGGCGCAGCGGAACTGCGTCATGCCGTGCGCCGCGAGGACCTCGGGGAAGATGTCGGGATACGTCTCCTTTGGGAACGCGACGGGCAACGCGAGGCGCGTGTCGTAGGTGGTCATGCACGCGTAGATGGCCAGCGGAGGGATGTTGCCGACCCGCTCGAACTCGGCGAACGAGGGGGACGCCAGCGCGGCGGAGAGCTCCCGCGCGCGATCGGGGCGAAAGTTCGTGTGCAAGCCGGCGTCGCCGGGCTTCACGCCGCCGTAGCCGTCCACCACGAAGGGCTCGACGAACTCATCGGTCTTTTGGGCATCAAACGACGCGAGGACGCCGGCGCGTGCGGTGGCGAAGCGGGGCCCCTTGGCTTCAACGATGGCGCGGTACGCCCGTTCGACGCGCTCCCACCGGTTGTCGCGATCCATGGCGTAGTAGCGCCCCGAGACGGTGCCGATGCGACTGCCAGGCATGCTCGCGAGCTTCTCTTCCAGCGCCGCGAGGTAGGTCACCGCGGTGCCCGGCATCACGTCGCGCCCGTCGAGGAATGCGTGCACAACACATACGATGCCGCGGGCCCTCGCTTCCTCGAGAAGCGCGAGCATGTGCACGAGTGAGCTGTGGACTCCGCCGTCGGAGACGAGGCCGAAGAGGTGAAGCCGCGCACCCTTCGCGGCGTCCATCACGCGGGCGATGACCGCGTTTTTTCCGAGCGACCCGTCGGCCACGGCGACGTCGATGCGCGAGATGTCCATCATCGCGATGCGGCCCGCGCCAAAGTTCATGTGGCCCACTTCGCTGTTACCCATCTGCCCGACGGGCAGGCCTACGTCGGGGCCGCTCGTGCCGATGAGGCCATGCGGATAGCCCGCGAAGAGCGCGTCCATCCGCGGGCTCTTGGCCATGCGTACGGCGTTGTCGTCACGTTCGGCGCGCTCGCCGAAGCCATCGAGAATGCAGAGAACGACGGGGCGAGGACGTGCCGAGCTCATGGGAGGGCGAGCTTACGTTTTTTTCCGAAGGCGCGCTCGCTCGGGCGTCGCCGCCGGGCCGGCGGGCACCGGCACCGCTGCAGGGGCAGCTGACGCGGCCGGCTGACGCCGCTCCTCGAGCTCTTCGAGGGTCTTCGGCCAGTCTTTACCGAGGAGCCGCGAGAGCCCCCGATCGGCGAGCAGCTTGCCGCCCGTCTGGCAGGTGGGGCAGTAGTTCGTCTCGTTGTCGGCGTAACGAATGCGCTGCACCTTCGTGCCGCAGCGCGGGCACGGCGCTCCGTACTTGCCGTGCACCGCCATGCCGTCCCGGAAGGCCGTGACCTTCTCGGGGAACTTGCGCTTCGACGCTGCGACCTCCCGGCGCAGCGTGTCGGTCCACATCGCGAGCACCCGCGTCGTCGCGGCGAAGAGCCTCGCCCACGCGTCGTTGCTCAGGTTCTTCGTTTGTTGCACCGGCGAGAGCCCGGCCTCGTGGAGGATCTCGTCGGAGTAGGCGTTGCCGACGCCGCTCAAGATCGTGGGATCGGTGAGCGCGCGCTTGAGCGTGTGGTTCTGGCGACTCATGGCGTCGCGAAAGCTCGCCAGTGTGGCGCCGAAGAGCTCGAGGCCGCCGCGATCGAAGGTGGCGAGCGCCTCCTTTCCGCGGACAACGTGGAGTGAGGCGCGCTTCTTCGTGCTGGCCTCGGTGAGGACGAGCGTGCCCACCGGAAAGTCGATGGCGAAGAGGCCCACCTTGCCGGGGATCTTTCCCGGTGGCGCACCGGCCTCGCGCTCGAGCCACTGAAAACGTCCTGCGACCATGAGATGGACGACGAGGAAGAGCTCCGCCTCGAGGGCGAAGACGATGCGCTTGCCCATGCGGCGAACCCGGCAGACGACCTTGCCGACGACCTCGGACACCGGCGGCACCGCCGTGCGAAGCACGAAGGGGCTAGCGAGACGCACCGCTGCGATCGGCTGATCGACGACCCTCTCGGCGAGGCATTCGACGTAGACGGTGACGTCCGGAAGCTCGGGCACAAGGCATCGTAGAGCGGGAAACGCCTCTTGGGGTACGCTCGCCGCCGATGCCCTGGATCGAAGCGCGCCTTCGTGGCCAAAAGGTTCTCGCACGAGCGAATCCCGACGGCTCGCTCCACGACGAGGAGGGCCGCGTCGAGATTCGGTACAAGCCCAACGACGGGCGCGCGTATCGTGCCGGCGTTCGGAACCTGACGATCATCGGCGAAGGCGTGCTCCCGGAAGAGACCTGCGGCCCGGCAGAAGTTCCGGCGCCGAAAGACGACGCCACCTCTGGCCAGAAAGCTGGCGACGGCGCGACGCAAAAGCCCAAGGCCCCAAAGACGAAGAAGCCGTCGGCGCCGGAGCCGTCAGCGGCGCCTAAGGACGCGTGGATCGCCTATACAGACGGCGCGTGCACCGGCAACCCGGGGCCCGCGGGCGCCGGCTTCATCGTCATCGGTCCCGACGGCGGCGCGCCGCGTGAAGGCTTCGAGTGGCTCGGCGAAGGCACCAACAACGTCGCGGAGTTGACGGCGGTCCTACGTGCCGCTGAAGCGGTTCCGCTCGACGCGCCCGAGGTCGTCATCCACACGGACAGCAAGTACGCCATCGGCGTCTTGTCTATGGGGTGGAAGGCGAAGGCGAATCAGGCGCTCATCGCGAAGGCGAAGAGCGCCCTCAAGGAGCTCCGCAAGGTGCGCTTCGTCTACGTGAAGGGACACGCCGGCATTCCATTGAACGAGCGCGCCGACGAGCTGGCACGCGAGGCGATCGTGGTTCGTCGTTCGATGTTGCTCGGTCGCTCGTAGCGATCGAACTGCGCCGTCCAGCGAACTTTGGTAGTCCTGCCAGGCGATGCTCGACCTACTCTCAGCCGAGTCCGCAAACCTCTGGGACGGCCCCGTGACGGTCGGCATCGTGGTGGTCGTTCACTTGCTGCTGCCGCTCTGGACCGCCGCATCGGCCATGCGGCGCGCCGCGCGGGCCAAGCGTGA from Myxococcales bacterium includes these protein-coding regions:
- a CDS encoding ribonuclease HI, which translates into the protein MPWIEARLRGQKVLARANPDGSLHDEEGRVEIRYKPNDGRAYRAGVRNLTIIGEGVLPEETCGPAEVPAPKDDATSGQKAGDGATQKPKAPKTKKPSAPEPSAAPKDAWIAYTDGACTGNPGPAGAGFIVIGPDGGAPREGFEWLGEGTNNVAELTAVLRAAEAVPLDAPEVVIHTDSKYAIGVLSMGWKAKANQALIAKAKSALKELRKVRFVYVKGHAGIPLNERADELAREAIVVRRSMLLGRS
- a CDS encoding formamidopyrimidine-DNA glycosylase, which codes for MPELPDVTVYVECLAERVVDQPIAAVRLASPFVLRTAVPPVSEVVGKVVCRVRRMGKRIVFALEAELFLVVHLMVAGRFQWLEREAGAPPGKIPGKVGLFAIDFPVGTLVLTEASTKKRASLHVVRGKEALATFDRGGLELFGATLASFRDAMSRQNHTLKRALTDPTILSGVGNAYSDEILHEAGLSPVQQTKNLSNDAWARLFAATTRVLAMWTDTLRREVAASKRKFPEKVTAFRDGMAVHGKYGAPCPRCGTKVQRIRYADNETNYCPTCQTGGKLLADRGLSRLLGKDWPKTLEELEERRQPAASAAPAAVPVPAGPAATPERARLRKKT
- a CDS encoding serine/threonine protein kinase, whose translation is MRVGPYRIVRQLDLGVATVVELAEHDALPRLAVIKRLRDVVQAGSAFSRALENEGVTLSALQHPAVVTLYELVKTEQSLALVLEYLDGTRLDALLSRAGGKVTSEVAIAVGAVLADALAHVHERGFVHRDVKPSNVLVTKSGQLKLFDFGASTPALPEAGGARPRASRSDGELAFGTPAYLAPEEILGAEVDGRADVFSLGVVLFELASGERPFGARAKLAVAPPLADKVTHVDAGLAEQVARCLAPSAAERPSASELAASLRARSTRAPEVVLAAFLSEPPKALPSGPSPSSSRTGPGTRRYVVAVVVAALLVLVSAVGLAVRAAARLRTVDGPKRATVEVARLRVLAEPWAEVWVDGKHVETTPFARPLELAAGPHALILRHPDAPEVRRDLVLTGGAEETVDVVMALPEPTSGDAAPDSAAVREGGAG
- a CDS encoding LysM peptidoglycan-binding domain-containing protein → MMGRRSRVAVTAAWVAASVNATPAAAFPRVVQAGDSLASIATRAYGDAKAEGVVAAANGLDAEGGVAPVPGMRLEIPAPTYHRVGAGETWPAIAKVALGAETRSDVLARANGTVPWIAPERGTEVVIPYVLAVVATDADRLDTLAKRFWGDANRAWELAAYNGRKDEPVKRGDVLLVPLPSLVLSERGKADYKESLREAAASGDGTVLEAQRRLDLEAAEMQPLLRSGRYVEVVERANRAIGSGLLVDKKEAAFQRALVVAYVALAAPDAAARACARWRGLDKDARLDAARTSPKVRAACLAR
- a CDS encoding 2,3-bisphosphoglycerate-independent phosphoglycerate mutase, with the protein product MSSARPRPVVLCILDGFGERAERDDNAVRMAKSPRMDALFAGYPHGLIGTSGPDVGLPVGQMGNSEVGHMNFGAGRIAMMDISRIDVAVADGSLGKNAVIARVMDAAKGARLHLFGLVSDGGVHSSLVHMLALLEEARARGIVCVVHAFLDGRDVMPGTAVTYLAALEEKLASMPGSRIGTVSGRYYAMDRDNRWERVERAYRAIVEAKGPRFATARAGVLASFDAQKTDEFVEPFVVDGYGGVKPGDAGLHTNFRPDRARELSAALASPSFAEFERVGNIPPLAIYACMTTYDTRLALPVAFPKETYPDIFPEVLAAHGMTQFRCAETEKYAHVTYFFNGGREEPFAGEERKMLPSPKDVDTYDKKPEMSARAVTEAVVAAVDSGRFDFILVNFANPDMVGHTGDLGAAIEAVEAVDIGVGALADAVRARGGVLFLTADHGNCELMKDPATGQPHTAHTLNPVPLLYMNDADTKASVRAGGRICDVAPTILTLMGLPVPPSMTGRNLLERR